A stretch of Alkalicella caledoniensis DNA encodes these proteins:
- a CDS encoding TlyA family RNA methyltransferase: MEKKIRLDQLLVERGLIESREKAKRTVMAGLVYSKQQKLDKPGTLVDRGSELEVRGKENPFVSRGGLKLQKAIDCFTLDLSDKIIVDVGASTGGFTDCSLQHGAKLVYSVDVGYGQLAWSLRTNPKVINMERTNFRHVEPDNFDPKPQIAVIDASFISLKLLLPKVKEILVPEGFVMALIKPQFEAGREKVGKKGVVRDFKVHEEVIQSIVSFCTQNYITPQDLSYSPITGPEGNIEYLLLAQMCQNENKVDHSKITEVVNQAKNNF; this comes from the coding sequence ATGGAAAAGAAAATAAGATTAGACCAGTTGTTGGTTGAACGAGGGTTGATTGAGTCTAGGGAAAAAGCCAAAAGGACTGTTATGGCAGGCCTTGTTTATAGCAAACAACAAAAACTTGATAAACCAGGAACTTTAGTAGATCGGGGCTCAGAATTAGAGGTAAGGGGTAAGGAAAATCCTTTTGTTAGTAGGGGGGGACTTAAACTTCAAAAAGCCATAGATTGTTTCACATTAGATTTAAGTGATAAAATTATTGTAGATGTGGGCGCGTCCACTGGGGGATTTACCGATTGTTCTTTACAACATGGCGCAAAACTTGTTTATTCTGTGGATGTAGGCTATGGTCAGTTAGCATGGAGCCTTAGGACTAACCCCAAAGTTATCAACATGGAAAGAACTAATTTTAGGCATGTTGAACCAGATAACTTCGATCCAAAGCCCCAAATAGCAGTTATTGACGCAAGTTTTATTTCCCTAAAGCTCCTTTTACCTAAGGTGAAAGAAATTTTAGTTCCTGAAGGATTTGTTATGGCACTAATAAAGCCTCAGTTTGAAGCAGGAAGGGAGAAGGTTGGAAAAAAAGGTGTGGTAAGGGACTTTAAGGTTCATGAAGAGGTGATACAGAGCATAGTATCCTTTTGTACCCAAAACTACATTACGCCCCAGGATCTAAGTTACTCTCCCATAACTGGGCCCGAAGGGAACATTGAATACTTACTCCTTGCACAGATGTGTCAAAATGAAAACAAAGTAGACCATTCAAAAATCACAGAAGTGGTAAACCAAGCCAAAAACAACTTTTAA
- a CDS encoding copper transporter, which produces MPGFKFHIVTVVGIFVALALGIVIGTSLSDNIIIESQMSTIELMQNRINNLEDDKSEILAQLQNMADENHLLKRNEEVLFQSALGQFDDKSNLTAIAYGQSLDLLELQMVTNNKVRFQNVILINYTEVNESEQLKEFLGIEEENTLEVFTDKLVDIIVSEDNTSLKYLEEIQILTFVGDYIFSNQEFVFYYQDTEGDPSLRLANEKLNELNYSSIAVARSNVDSDELGKLNKNIERFQNIDTTTGQIEFLQSLEDNYRPVNAD; this is translated from the coding sequence ATGCCAGGTTTTAAATTTCATATAGTAACTGTTGTGGGGATTTTTGTTGCCCTTGCCCTAGGTATTGTAATAGGTACATCCCTTAGTGATAACATAATTATAGAAAGCCAAATGTCTACTATAGAGTTAATGCAAAATAGAATAAACAATTTGGAAGATGACAAAAGCGAGATACTTGCTCAACTGCAAAATATGGCGGACGAAAACCACCTCCTTAAAAGAAACGAGGAAGTACTCTTTCAGTCAGCCTTAGGGCAATTTGATGATAAAAGTAACCTTACGGCAATAGCATATGGTCAAAGTTTGGACTTATTAGAATTACAAATGGTTACAAATAACAAAGTGCGTTTTCAAAACGTCATACTGATTAACTATACTGAAGTAAATGAATCAGAACAATTAAAGGAGTTTTTAGGTATTGAAGAAGAAAACACATTAGAGGTATTTACTGATAAGCTGGTTGATATAATTGTATCAGAGGATAATACTTCTTTGAAATACTTGGAAGAAATACAAATCCTTACTTTCGTTGGAGACTATATTTTTTCAAATCAGGAATTTGTATTTTATTACCAAGATACAGAAGGTGATCCATCCCTTAGATTAGCTAACGAAAAATTGAATGAACTAAACTATTCTTCCATCGCCGTAGCAAGATCAAATGTGGACTCTGATGAGTTAGGAAAATTAAACAAGAACATAGAACGTTTTCAAAACATAGATACAACTACAGGTCAAATTGAGTTTTTACAATCCCTAGAAGATAATTATAGACCTGTTAACGCAGACTAA
- a CDS encoding glycosyltransferase family 2 protein produces the protein MLTILIPAYNEEETIKATIESLRTIPEVQKICVVDDGSKDNTFLEAKKADPDVLIKSEGNLGKGGALNRLIEYVDTPFVGMVDADLGQSAVELRKLISPVLNGNYDLSIAGFPKKKKGGLGITMKVAKKGTKLKTGLDFDFPLSGQRVMSLDVFKACTPFAQGFGVETFMNLIVAKKKYRFIEVDTNMSHRYTANDFKGYVHRGRQCLAILSQLARGVK, from the coding sequence GTGCTCACAATACTAATACCGGCTTATAATGAAGAAGAAACCATAAAGGCTACTATTGAAAGCTTGAGAACCATACCTGAAGTGCAAAAAATTTGTGTTGTGGATGACGGATCTAAGGACAACACTTTTTTGGAAGCTAAAAAAGCTGACCCTGATGTGCTAATTAAGTCCGAGGGTAACCTAGGTAAAGGAGGAGCACTCAATCGTCTCATTGAGTATGTGGATACTCCTTTTGTAGGAATGGTAGATGCAGATCTAGGACAGTCAGCTGTGGAACTTAGAAAGTTAATTAGCCCTGTTTTAAACGGAAACTACGATTTATCAATAGCAGGATTCCCCAAAAAGAAAAAGGGTGGATTGGGTATCACCATGAAAGTTGCAAAGAAAGGTACTAAACTTAAGACTGGCTTAGACTTTGATTTTCCCTTATCAGGTCAAAGGGTTATGTCTTTGGACGTGTTTAAAGCCTGTACACCTTTTGCACAAGGTTTCGGTGTGGAAACTTTCATGAATCTAATTGTAGCGAAGAAAAAGTATAGATTCATCGAAGTGGATACAAATATGTCACATAGGTATACTGCAAACGATTTTAAGGGATATGTTCACAGAGGAAGACAGTGCCTAGCCATACTGAGTCAGTTAGCTAGAGGGGTGAAGTAA
- the spoIVB gene encoding SpoIVB peptidase, which yields MQKEGENMNMKKLLGIILACVIAAIALSAPMRTFYRFPDNVQMFSGEEHFFELGLPLGVTASNKGENIFINGISVKEESVTIDTSQGINLKPENLGKHEIQFNLFGVIPIKRMSVEVVPPVKVYPGGDSIGVKISQQGVLVVGLDKITTTNGETEPAKKAGIEVGDTILKINGEEVSDVDSAAVYIEDFGAKGEELQFTIRRKDKIFDIKVAPQKCTKTNTYRIGLFIKDSTAGVGTMTFIDPKSRTYGALGHIIADSTTQEAIDLDHGRIMESTITGIVPGQRGNPGEKRGTLKYNSRFEGDIKINSQFGIFGKLKDTNKLTEKELMPIALKHQIKTGPAHIMTVVDGDKVEKFDIEIQKILIQNNPAPKGMVIKVTDERLIEKSGGIVQGMSGSPIIQDGKIVGAVTHVFVNDPTKGYACFIEWMILESNMLD from the coding sequence TTGCAAAAAGAAGGCGAAAATATGAACATGAAGAAGCTTTTAGGCATTATACTTGCCTGTGTCATAGCTGCAATTGCTCTTAGTGCACCTATGAGGACCTTTTATAGATTCCCTGACAACGTACAAATGTTTTCAGGTGAAGAACACTTTTTTGAACTGGGGCTTCCCTTAGGTGTTACTGCTTCAAATAAAGGTGAGAACATATTTATAAATGGAATTTCTGTAAAAGAAGAAAGTGTCACAATAGATACTTCCCAAGGAATTAATTTGAAGCCTGAAAACTTAGGTAAGCATGAAATTCAGTTTAACCTTTTTGGTGTAATTCCAATTAAAAGAATGAGTGTTGAAGTTGTACCTCCTGTAAAAGTGTACCCCGGTGGAGACTCCATAGGAGTTAAAATAAGTCAGCAGGGAGTTTTAGTTGTAGGATTGGATAAAATAACCACTACAAATGGTGAAACTGAACCAGCTAAAAAAGCTGGGATAGAGGTAGGGGATACAATTTTAAAAATAAACGGCGAGGAAGTCTCCGATGTTGATAGCGCTGCTGTTTATATTGAAGACTTTGGGGCAAAGGGAGAAGAGTTGCAATTCACCATTAGAAGAAAAGATAAAATATTTGATATAAAGGTTGCACCACAAAAATGTACCAAAACAAACACATATAGAATCGGATTATTTATTAAGGACTCAACTGCGGGAGTGGGTACAATGACCTTTATTGATCCTAAGAGTAGAACTTATGGAGCACTAGGTCATATCATAGCTGATTCTACTACCCAAGAGGCCATTGATTTAGATCACGGAAGAATCATGGAATCAACTATTACAGGGATAGTACCTGGGCAGAGAGGAAACCCTGGTGAAAAAAGGGGAACTTTGAAATATAATAGTAGGTTTGAAGGAGATATAAAAATAAACTCCCAATTTGGCATATTCGGGAAGTTGAAGGATACTAATAAGTTAACTGAAAAAGAACTAATGCCCATAGCCCTAAAACATCAAATAAAAACAGGGCCTGCACATATAATGACTGTAGTTGACGGAGATAAAGTAGAGAAATTTGACATCGAAATACAAAAAATTCTCATACAAAACAATCCAGCACCAAAAGGTATGGTAATAAAAGTGACTGACGAAAGGCTAATTGAAAAGAGTGGCGGGATTGTACAAGGAATGAGTGGAAGTCCAATCATACAAGATGGCAAAATTGTTGGAGCAGTCACTCACGTTTTTGTTAACGACCCAACTAAGGGATATGCTTGTTTTATAGAATGGATGATATTAGAATCAAATATGCTAGATTAA
- a CDS encoding sigma-54 interaction domain-containing protein, whose amino-acid sequence MGKRVLGLHEIQVILDSIYDAIMAVDLQGKIILMNKGAEKIVGVPYEQCLGKDVVEMVPSTRLPRVLAEKKPELNKKQMVGDISIVTNRMPVFNQRGQLVGAVAVFRDITEVKQLAEKVTNLREVQVTLESIINSTEDAISVVDQDGKGIMINPAYKKLTGFTENDIIGKPASVDISEGESVHEKVLQTKQPVKSVKMKVGPLNKEVLVDAAPLIVDDKLKGSVAVIHDISELKRLNEELDKAKRIIRKLEAKYTFEDIIAEEPNMKMAIEQAKNAAVTPATVLLRGESGTGKELFAHAIHNSSNRKYNQFIRVNCAAISENLLESELFGYVDGAFTGAKRGGKKGLFAQASGGTIFLDEIGEISLNLQAKLLRVLQEREIVPVGDTKSQNVDARVIAATNVNLEEAIKEGKFREDLYFRISVVPIFIPPLRKRHKEIALLATHLLRKFNQEYGRSIKGISEEALRILQGYYWRGNVRELENVIGRAIINMDFSENVIGPNHLPHLGEEKQNINTPKLEISNNVPLASVLDSVEKEYIEKVLEANKYNKTKTAKDLDISIRSLYNKIEKYNLQ is encoded by the coding sequence ATGGGTAAAAGAGTCTTAGGGCTTCACGAAATACAGGTTATTTTAGACAGTATCTATGATGCAATAATGGCTGTTGACCTCCAAGGGAAAATAATTCTGATGAATAAGGGAGCCGAAAAGATAGTAGGAGTCCCTTATGAGCAATGCTTAGGTAAAGACGTTGTGGAAATGGTCCCAAGTACAAGGCTTCCAAGGGTTTTAGCAGAAAAAAAACCTGAACTCAATAAAAAGCAAATGGTAGGGGATATATCCATAGTAACAAATAGAATGCCTGTTTTTAATCAAAGGGGACAACTAGTAGGAGCTGTGGCAGTTTTTAGGGATATAACAGAGGTTAAACAGCTAGCAGAAAAAGTTACCAACCTAAGGGAAGTTCAAGTAACCCTAGAATCAATAATAAACTCAACTGAGGATGCTATTTCCGTTGTGGATCAAGATGGAAAGGGTATAATGATTAACCCAGCATATAAGAAACTAACTGGGTTTACTGAGAACGATATAATTGGTAAACCAGCCAGTGTGGATATAAGTGAAGGGGAAAGTGTACATGAAAAAGTTTTACAGACCAAGCAACCAGTTAAGAGTGTAAAAATGAAAGTAGGGCCCTTAAACAAAGAAGTCCTTGTTGATGCTGCTCCTCTGATAGTAGACGACAAATTAAAGGGTAGTGTAGCAGTAATTCATGATATATCTGAACTAAAAAGACTAAACGAAGAACTAGATAAAGCAAAGAGGATAATTCGCAAATTAGAAGCTAAGTATACCTTTGAAGATATTATAGCTGAAGAGCCAAATATGAAAATGGCAATCGAACAGGCAAAAAATGCTGCTGTAACACCTGCAACTGTGTTACTAAGGGGCGAAAGTGGTACAGGAAAAGAGCTTTTTGCCCATGCTATCCATAATTCATCAAATAGAAAATATAACCAGTTTATAAGGGTTAACTGTGCAGCTATTTCTGAGAATCTTTTGGAAAGCGAACTTTTTGGCTATGTGGATGGAGCTTTTACAGGGGCTAAAAGGGGTGGCAAAAAAGGTCTTTTTGCCCAAGCAAGTGGGGGGACTATTTTTCTAGATGAAATAGGTGAGATTAGTCTTAATCTGCAAGCAAAGCTACTTAGAGTACTTCAAGAAAGAGAGATTGTTCCTGTGGGAGATACTAAGTCCCAAAATGTCGATGCAAGGGTTATAGCTGCTACAAATGTGAACTTAGAGGAAGCAATAAAGGAGGGAAAGTTCAGGGAAGACTTATACTTTAGAATAAGTGTAGTACCTATATTTATACCCCCTCTACGCAAGAGGCACAAAGAGATTGCACTTTTAGCAACACATTTATTAAGGAAGTTTAATCAAGAATATGGTAGGAGCATCAAAGGGATTTCAGAAGAAGCCCTTAGGATACTACAAGGCTATTACTGGCGAGGGAATGTTAGGGAGCTTGAAAACGTAATAGGTAGAGCAATAATAAACATGGATTTTTCTGAAAATGTGATAGGGCCAAATCATTTACCCCACCTAGGTGAAGAGAAGCAAAATATCAACACTCCAAAATTAGAAATATCAAATAACGTACCTCTAGCTAGTGTTTTAGACTCCGTGGAAAAAGAATACATTGAGAAAGTTTTAGAAGCAAACAAATACAATAAAACTAAAACTGCCAAAGACTTGGATATATCTATTCGAAGTTTGTACAATAAAATAGAAAAATATAATCTGCAATAA
- the recN gene encoding DNA repair protein RecN, whose product MLDRISIENFALIDSLELDFREGLTILSGETGAGKSIIIDALTLLTGGRSSTEYIRSGFDKSTITGIFSVSNAKGKEITQQYDIEVEDQLIVTKEIYLNGKSITKVNNKLVTVNLLKELTKDMVDIHGQHEHHSLLDPQKHLDILDMFGGLEIRKILDEYSELFNERKNIKNDLDKLYSSVENRERKMDLLKYEIDEISKGNLKIDEDEELLNQRKKMMSAEKLYNASTKGYEKLYQGEENPSVIEQIGEIISDLQAISKFDDKITPMLGLLESALYQVEEVSRELLNYSHSLDLDPEALSSIEMRIDEINRLKRKYGADIEDILYYHEIKVRELEDLVNSEQLFVELKGKLSKTEEKMKAVGQKLTSTRKSTGELMATQITKQLADLSMEKTIFQIFFKENTWEFFEHGLDDVEFLISPNPGEPLKPLAKIASGGEMSRIMLAMKNILADIDNIKTLVFDEVDTGIGGRTAQKVAEKLANVSKGRQVLCVSHLPQICVMANTHFKIMKKETQGRTVSFIEALDEKEKIIEIARMISGAEVTQATINHAREMLSLAQNFKS is encoded by the coding sequence ATGCTAGATAGAATTAGTATTGAGAATTTTGCATTGATTGATAGTCTAGAATTGGACTTTAGAGAAGGATTAACAATACTCTCTGGTGAAACAGGTGCAGGGAAGTCCATAATTATTGATGCTCTAACCCTTTTAACTGGAGGAAGATCCTCCACGGAGTATATAAGATCAGGTTTCGATAAAAGCACAATTACTGGGATATTCTCAGTGTCTAATGCAAAGGGTAAGGAAATTACACAACAATATGATATTGAAGTGGAAGATCAACTTATTGTCACAAAGGAAATATATCTAAATGGAAAGAGTATTACAAAAGTAAACAACAAACTAGTTACAGTTAATTTGTTAAAAGAACTGACCAAGGATATGGTTGATATTCATGGTCAACATGAACATCATTCCCTATTAGATCCACAAAAACATTTAGATATATTGGATATGTTCGGAGGTTTAGAAATTAGAAAAATTTTAGATGAGTATTCTGAACTTTTTAATGAACGTAAAAATATTAAAAATGACTTGGACAAGCTTTACAGTAGTGTTGAAAACAGAGAAAGAAAAATGGACTTACTAAAATACGAAATTGATGAGATATCAAAGGGTAATCTAAAAATTGATGAAGATGAAGAATTACTAAACCAAAGAAAAAAGATGATGAGTGCGGAAAAACTTTACAATGCCAGTACTAAAGGATATGAAAAGCTATATCAAGGGGAGGAAAACCCCTCGGTCATAGAACAAATTGGTGAAATAATCTCTGATTTACAAGCAATAAGTAAATTCGACGATAAAATAACTCCCATGCTGGGTTTGTTAGAATCTGCCCTTTATCAAGTTGAGGAGGTATCTAGGGAGTTATTAAATTATAGCCATTCTCTAGATTTAGATCCAGAAGCTTTATCTTCCATTGAAATGAGAATAGACGAAATAAATAGACTAAAAAGAAAGTACGGAGCAGACATAGAGGATATATTATATTATCATGAAATAAAAGTGCGGGAATTGGAGGATCTGGTTAATAGTGAACAACTCTTTGTTGAACTAAAGGGTAAACTATCTAAAACAGAAGAGAAAATGAAAGCAGTTGGGCAAAAACTCACATCAACAAGGAAAAGTACTGGGGAGCTAATGGCAACCCAGATAACTAAGCAACTAGCGGATTTGTCAATGGAAAAAACTATCTTTCAAATATTTTTTAAAGAAAATACATGGGAGTTTTTTGAGCATGGCTTAGATGATGTAGAGTTTTTAATATCACCCAACCCTGGAGAACCCCTTAAACCACTGGCAAAAATCGCAAGTGGTGGTGAAATGTCAAGAATTATGCTAGCCATGAAAAATATATTGGCTGATATAGATAATATAAAAACCTTAGTATTTGATGAGGTAGATACTGGAATCGGTGGAAGAACCGCTCAGAAGGTTGCAGAAAAACTGGCAAACGTAAGCAAAGGTAGACAGGTGCTTTGTGTTAGCCATTTGCCTCAGATCTGTGTTATGGCAAATACTCATTTTAAAATAATGAAAAAAGAGACACAAGGAAGAACTGTTTCCTTTATCGAAGCCCTTGATGAAAAAGAGAAAATAATAGAAATAGCTAGAATGATTTCAGGTGCTGAAGTTACTCAAGCAACAATAAATCATGCAAGGGAAATGCTCTCATTAGCCCAAAATTTTAAGAGTTAA
- the spo0A gene encoding sporulation transcription factor Spo0A, with amino-acid sequence MVRVFIADDNVDFCDMLNQFFSEQHDLEVVGIANNGIEALDAIGQCQPDVIVLDIIMPHLDGLGVLEKVKSMQLNPDPKVIILTAFGQERITKEALELGADYYVLKPFNMDVLVERIRQLNSSRVSLNRVLKSSQIPVKRDLEDVITGVLLEVGIPAHIKGYMFLKEAISLVINDMDIINSVTKHLYPSIAEKFDTTPSRVERAIRHAIESAWNGRNNMQAVSKFFRYSIRNDKGKPTNSEFIALLADNIRISQKEKIAN; translated from the coding sequence TTGGTTAGAGTTTTCATTGCTGACGATAATGTGGATTTTTGTGATATGTTGAATCAGTTTTTTTCTGAGCAACATGATTTAGAGGTGGTTGGTATAGCAAATAACGGAATAGAAGCACTAGATGCTATCGGGCAGTGTCAGCCAGATGTAATTGTTTTAGATATCATTATGCCACATCTAGATGGCTTAGGAGTATTAGAAAAGGTCAAATCCATGCAACTTAACCCAGATCCTAAGGTCATCATACTTACTGCTTTCGGACAAGAAAGAATAACTAAAGAGGCACTAGAACTAGGAGCAGACTATTATGTACTAAAGCCTTTTAATATGGATGTATTAGTTGAAAGAATTAGACAACTGAACTCCAGTAGAGTTAGTCTAAACAGAGTTCTAAAGAGCTCTCAAATTCCTGTTAAAAGAGACTTAGAAGATGTAATCACTGGTGTTCTACTAGAGGTAGGAATACCAGCACACATAAAAGGATATATGTTTTTAAAAGAAGCCATTTCCTTAGTCATCAATGACATGGATATTATCAATAGTGTTACAAAGCACTTGTATCCATCCATAGCAGAAAAATTTGATACAACACCTTCAAGGGTAGAAAGAGCAATAAGACACGCAATAGAGTCTGCTTGGAACGGAAGAAATAACATGCAAGCTGTTAGTAAGTTTTTCCGCTACTCAATAAGAAATGACAAAGGCAAACCAACAAACTCTGAATTTATAGCACTTTTAGCAGACAATATTCGTATATCGCAAAAAGAGAAAATAGCTAACTAA
- a CDS encoding NAD(+)/NADH kinase, whose amino-acid sequence MIKNIAIFLNFSKEQGVDIATKIIQTLEGKGFNLYSSADCYLEGTISFKHKELPPGIDLLLVLGGDGTFLKIAREHAINQVPILGVNLGTLGFLTEVEIKDIEDAIDKIHKGLYTIEERQLISGELLREGKVIEKVVALNEITISKGPLARIINLTAYVDGVYLETYPGDGILVSTPTGSTGYSLSAGGPIVTPALPVSVITPICPHTLHSRSVVVSNRSTIDVTLCSTNQDVILTVDGQHGINLLSGDVVSIKGSKYHVAVVRLKGKNFFDILRYKMNNDSRRSNF is encoded by the coding sequence ATGATAAAAAACATAGCCATATTTCTTAATTTTTCTAAGGAGCAGGGTGTAGACATAGCTACAAAAATTATTCAAACTTTGGAAGGGAAAGGATTTAACCTATATAGCTCTGCAGACTGTTACTTAGAAGGTACAATTTCCTTTAAGCACAAAGAGCTGCCCCCAGGTATAGATCTGTTACTGGTGCTAGGTGGGGATGGAACCTTTTTAAAAATTGCTAGAGAACACGCCATAAATCAAGTTCCAATCTTAGGTGTGAATCTAGGGACCTTGGGATTTTTGACAGAAGTAGAAATCAAAGACATAGAAGATGCCATTGATAAAATACATAAAGGCTTGTATACAATAGAAGAGAGACAGCTCATTTCAGGGGAATTGTTAAGGGAAGGAAAAGTGATTGAAAAAGTTGTAGCATTAAACGAAATTACAATTTCTAAAGGACCATTAGCACGTATAATTAATTTAACTGCATACGTTGATGGTGTCTATCTTGAGACTTACCCAGGGGATGGTATATTAGTTAGTACGCCCACAGGCTCAACTGGCTACTCATTATCCGCTGGTGGACCAATAGTGACCCCAGCCTTGCCTGTGTCTGTAATTACCCCAATTTGTCCTCATACATTACATTCAAGAAGTGTTGTGGTAAGTAACCGCTCCACTATTGATGTAACTTTATGTTCTACAAACCAGGATGTAATACTAACTGTAGATGGCCAACACGGGATAAACCTATTATCAGGAGATGTTGTATCTATTAAAGGCAGCAAGTATCATGTAGCCGTAGTGAGATTAAAGGGAAAGAACTTCTTTGATATTTTAAGGTATAAAATGAATAATGATTCCCGTAGATCAAATTTTTAG
- the steA gene encoding putative cytokinetic ring protein SteA, whose protein sequence is MEIQAIIKKSKKTKDLITELNPGDIALIAHKDIDEIAALGLIEKKIKGVINIHQSISGSYPNQGPRMLVEKGILLWDNVSAEIWEKINNEDIMTLTKDHIKNIEFFLGDPLTMDDIGAMLQKAEANFNNVLDGFIENTLSYAKKEKSLVTGNVEIPQVDVKIKNRPVVVLVRGKNYKEDLLAIRSFIKEMKPVLIAVDGGADAFLEHRFKPDIIIGDMDSVSDAGLHSAKELIVHGYVDGRAPGLERLNDLGLNGKVFKAPGTSEDIAMLLAYHYQAEIIVALGTHSNMIDFLEKGRKGMASTFLVRLKIGQKLVDGKGVSILYNSPLKARSLVWLVVGMLLPFLVITFYSPTVQQIVKLFLMRLRYSF, encoded by the coding sequence ATGGAAATACAAGCAATAATAAAAAAAAGTAAAAAAACTAAAGACTTAATCACTGAGTTAAACCCTGGTGATATAGCTTTGATTGCACATAAAGATATTGACGAGATTGCAGCTTTAGGTCTTATTGAAAAAAAAATCAAAGGAGTTATAAATATACACCAATCCATATCTGGCTCATACCCCAATCAAGGTCCGAGGATGCTTGTGGAAAAGGGGATATTATTATGGGACAATGTTTCAGCTGAAATATGGGAGAAGATAAATAATGAAGATATCATGACTTTAACTAAGGATCATATAAAGAATATAGAGTTTTTTTTAGGAGATCCTTTGACAATGGATGATATAGGTGCAATGCTCCAAAAAGCGGAGGCCAACTTTAACAATGTCCTTGACGGCTTCATAGAAAATACTTTAAGTTATGCTAAAAAAGAAAAAAGCCTTGTGACAGGAAATGTAGAGATACCCCAAGTGGATGTAAAAATAAAAAATAGACCTGTTGTGGTATTAGTCAGAGGAAAGAACTACAAGGAAGATCTGTTGGCTATACGTTCTTTTATAAAGGAAATGAAGCCTGTTTTAATTGCTGTAGATGGTGGGGCAGATGCTTTTTTAGAGCATCGCTTTAAGCCTGATATTATAATAGGAGATATGGATAGTGTCTCAGATGCAGGGCTCCATAGTGCAAAAGAATTAATAGTGCACGGCTACGTTGACGGAAGGGCCCCAGGACTAGAGAGGCTTAATGATTTAGGGCTAAATGGGAAAGTCTTTAAAGCTCCTGGAACCAGCGAAGATATTGCTATGCTTTTAGCTTATCATTATCAAGCTGAAATTATAGTTGCATTAGGAACACATTCAAACATGATAGACTTTTTAGAGAAGGGTAGAAAAGGCATGGCCAGTACATTTCTAGTGCGTTTGAAGATAGGACAAAAGTTAGTAGATGGCAAAGGGGTAAGTATACTTTATAATAGTCCTCTTAAAGCAAGGAGCTTAGTATGGCTGGTTGTAGGTATGCTACTTCCATTTTTAGTCATAACCTTTTACTCACCCACGGTTCAGCAAATAGTTAAATTATTTTTAATGAGGCTAAGATATAGTTTTTAG